The following are encoded in a window of Mycobacterium sp. ELW1 genomic DNA:
- a CDS encoding NAD-binding protein, with protein sequence MRGHTIVCGDDALGLRIIDELNNAGVSVAISQAPEDLESAGIATAHAVICADDDDALNLEIALLARQANPRVRIVARLSNAVLREAMAEGNGPGAILDVADLAAPSVVEALLKRTTHTIAVAGVDFVVTGATARRDGSLREIFGDLAPVAVIRGDGSDNPGEVIACPGRDVQVRAGDWTAMIGTADELAERGIDVAKPIPASPRVRPLFVRISDAVRAFADDLNPMFYRALAVSATLLIGSTIMLRFAYKQPGMDWIDALYFSAETIATVGYGDFNFLDQPDWLRLWGVVMMFAGVATTAIVVAFVADVLLSHRISQAANKQKVRHLQRHVVVVGLGSFGIGVAAVLKAAGHDVAVIERDEDNRYLSAAAELGVPVIFGDATLRQTLEAARIGDARAVAVLTQDDVVNIETGIVVREMLGPRALPEIQRPDVPIVLRIYDRALGSAVGTRFKFEFVRSTVDLATPWFIGEAMGLDVLGTFSVGQRSFMVGAVQVQPGSELDGIRMFELSTHTRVIAIGRAGDPLRLHPRRDTQLIAGDTAYLVGPYRELIATLRKGQQAPHPGTISGPIPTG encoded by the coding sequence ATGCGGGGCCACACCATCGTCTGCGGTGACGACGCGCTCGGGTTGCGGATCATCGATGAACTGAACAATGCCGGGGTCAGTGTCGCGATCTCGCAGGCGCCCGAGGATCTCGAGAGCGCGGGGATCGCCACCGCCCACGCGGTGATCTGCGCCGACGACGACGATGCGCTGAATCTGGAGATCGCGCTGCTCGCGCGGCAGGCCAACCCGAGGGTGCGCATCGTGGCCCGGCTGTCCAATGCGGTGCTGCGGGAAGCCATGGCCGAGGGCAACGGGCCCGGCGCCATCCTGGACGTCGCGGATCTGGCGGCACCGTCCGTGGTCGAAGCGCTGTTGAAGCGGACCACCCACACCATCGCGGTGGCCGGGGTGGATTTCGTCGTCACCGGCGCCACCGCGCGCCGGGACGGCAGCCTGCGGGAGATCTTCGGCGACCTCGCCCCGGTCGCGGTGATCCGCGGCGACGGTTCGGACAATCCCGGTGAGGTCATCGCGTGCCCGGGCCGCGACGTGCAGGTGCGCGCGGGTGACTGGACGGCGATGATCGGCACCGCCGACGAGCTCGCCGAGCGGGGTATCGACGTCGCCAAGCCGATACCGGCATCGCCGCGGGTGCGGCCGCTGTTCGTGCGGATCTCGGACGCGGTCCGTGCGTTTGCCGACGACCTGAACCCAATGTTCTACCGCGCGCTGGCAGTGTCGGCCACGTTGCTGATCGGTTCGACGATCATGCTGCGATTCGCCTACAAGCAGCCGGGAATGGATTGGATCGACGCGCTCTACTTCTCCGCGGAGACCATCGCAACCGTCGGGTACGGCGACTTCAACTTCCTGGATCAGCCGGACTGGCTGCGGTTGTGGGGCGTCGTGATGATGTTCGCCGGAGTCGCCACCACGGCCATCGTGGTGGCATTCGTGGCTGATGTGCTTCTCTCGCATCGCATTTCGCAGGCCGCGAACAAGCAGAAGGTGCGGCATCTCCAGCGTCACGTCGTGGTGGTGGGTCTCGGGTCGTTCGGGATCGGGGTGGCGGCGGTGCTGAAGGCGGCCGGACACGACGTGGCCGTGATCGAACGCGACGAGGACAATCGCTACCTGTCGGCGGCGGCCGAACTGGGTGTTCCGGTGATATTCGGTGACGCTACCCTGCGCCAAACGCTGGAAGCTGCCCGTATCGGCGACGCCCGCGCGGTCGCGGTGCTCACCCAGGACGACGTGGTCAACATCGAGACCGGCATCGTGGTGCGCGAGATGCTGGGTCCGCGAGCACTTCCCGAGATCCAGCGCCCCGACGTTCCGATCGTGCTGCGGATCTACGACAGGGCGCTCGGATCGGCGGTCGGCACGCGGTTCAAGTTCGAGTTCGTCCGCTCGACCGTCGACCTGGCCACCCCCTGGTTCATCGGCGAGGCGATGGGTCTCGATGTGCTGGGGACCTTCTCGGTCGGGCAGCGGTCGTTCATGGTGGGCGCGGTGCAAGTGCAGCCCGGCAGCGAGCTGGACGGGATCCGGATGTTCGAGCTGTCGACCCACACCCGGGTCATCGCCATCGGCCGGGCCGGGGACCCGCTGCGGTTGCATCCCCGCCGCGACACCCAGCTGATCGCCGGCGATACCGCCTACCTCGTCGGCCCGTACCGCGAATTGATCGCCACCCTTCGCAAGGGGCAGCAGGCGCCGCACCCGGGAACGATCAGCGGGCCGATTCCGACAGGTTGA
- a CDS encoding amidohydrolase family protein, whose amino-acid sequence MTVRYEPAIDFTAVDAIDFHTHVEVDASGHCAYDDELAEATGRYFKLGADYFTRVDDLAAYYRRHNTAAVVFTIDAHTVSGRQPNSVEELIEGTVRNNDVLIPFGSVDPWDSDSVRRVQELTGDYGVKGFKFHPSLQGFEPNDRRFYPIYEAIAAAGVPALFHTGQTGLGSALPGGHGIKLRYSDPMLLDDVAADFPDLTVVMAHPAVPWVDSQIAIASHKANVYIDLSGWSPKYFPPQLVSALKRQLGGKALFGTDHPYIALDRWRQDFEALGIDPAVARTILKENALRVLRLT is encoded by the coding sequence GTGACCGTCAGGTACGAACCCGCGATCGACTTCACGGCGGTCGACGCCATCGACTTCCACACCCATGTCGAGGTCGACGCGAGCGGCCACTGCGCCTACGACGACGAGCTGGCCGAAGCCACCGGCCGCTACTTCAAGCTCGGTGCCGACTACTTCACCCGCGTCGACGACCTCGCCGCCTACTACCGCCGGCACAACACCGCCGCGGTGGTGTTCACCATCGACGCCCACACGGTGTCGGGGCGACAGCCCAACTCGGTCGAGGAGCTGATCGAAGGGACGGTGCGCAACAACGACGTCTTGATCCCGTTCGGGTCCGTCGACCCGTGGGATTCCGACTCGGTGCGGCGGGTGCAGGAGCTGACCGGCGACTACGGGGTCAAGGGTTTCAAGTTCCACCCCAGCCTGCAGGGCTTCGAACCCAACGATCGCCGGTTCTATCCGATCTACGAGGCGATCGCCGCGGCGGGAGTGCCCGCGCTGTTCCACACCGGTCAGACCGGTCTTGGGTCGGCGTTGCCCGGCGGGCACGGGATCAAGCTGCGCTACTCCGACCCGATGCTGCTCGACGACGTCGCCGCCGACTTCCCCGATCTCACCGTCGTGATGGCCCACCCGGCGGTGCCCTGGGTCGACTCGCAGATCGCGATCGCGTCGCACAAAGCGAACGTGTACATTGACTTGTCCGGGTGGTCGCCCAAGTACTTTCCGCCGCAACTCGTTTCGGCTCTGAAGCGGCAGCTCGGCGGCAAGGCCCTGTTCGGCACCGACCATCCCTACATCGCGCTGGACCGCTGGCGCCAGGATTTCGAGGCGCTCGGCATCGATCCCGCGGTGGCGCGCACGATCCTCAAGGAGAACGCCCTGCGCGTGCTGCGATTGACCTAG
- a CDS encoding response regulator transcription factor, translating into MLKVFLVDDHEVVRRGLADLLSADPELTVVGEAATMAEALARIPAAAPDVAVLDVRLPDGSGIDLCRDLLAANDDLRCLILTAFTDEQSMLDAILAGASGYVVKDIRGMALAEAIKTVGSGKSLLDNRAAAALMSRLRRDTEQDERLRDLSSTERTLLQLLGEGLTNREIGQRMFLAEKTVKNYVSRLLLKLGFAGRTQAALFAAENLRRHEAGPVVTP; encoded by the coding sequence GTGCTCAAGGTGTTCCTTGTCGACGACCACGAAGTCGTGCGCCGCGGTCTGGCGGACCTTCTCAGCGCCGATCCCGAACTGACGGTGGTCGGCGAGGCGGCGACGATGGCCGAGGCACTGGCACGTATCCCCGCCGCCGCACCCGATGTCGCCGTGCTGGATGTCCGGTTGCCCGACGGCAGCGGGATCGATCTGTGCCGGGATCTGCTGGCCGCCAACGACGACCTGCGTTGCCTCATCCTGACGGCGTTCACCGACGAGCAGTCCATGCTCGACGCGATCCTGGCCGGTGCCAGCGGCTACGTGGTCAAGGACATCCGCGGCATGGCGCTCGCCGAGGCGATCAAGACCGTCGGAAGCGGAAAGTCGTTGTTGGACAACCGCGCCGCGGCCGCCCTGATGTCACGTCTGCGCAGGGACACCGAGCAAGATGAGCGGTTACGGGACCTGTCGTCCACCGAACGCACACTGCTGCAACTGTTGGGCGAGGGCCTGACCAACCGGGAGATCGGCCAGCGGATGTTCCTGGCCGAGAAGACCGTGAAGAATTACGTCTCGCGGCTGCTGCTCAAGCTCGGCTTCGCCGGGCGCACCCAGGCCGCGCTCTTCGCCGCCGAGAACCTGCGCCGCCACGAGGCCGGCCCGGTGGTGACGCCCTAG
- a CDS encoding three-helix bundle dimerization domain-containing protein produces the protein MSGVERAEEQRQIDQVVSRLTESFPYVPDHIITETVDSTYRRFDDARIREFVPLFVERSCRATFVLQPAVEISV, from the coding sequence ATGTCCGGCGTGGAACGTGCTGAAGAGCAGCGCCAGATCGATCAGGTCGTCAGCCGCCTGACCGAATCGTTCCCGTACGTACCGGACCACATCATCACCGAGACGGTGGACAGTACCTACCGCCGGTTCGACGACGCCAGGATCCGCGAGTTCGTGCCGCTGTTCGTCGAACGGTCCTGCCGCGCGACGTTCGTTCTGCAACCCGCTGTCGAGATCTCCGTCTGA
- a CDS encoding SRPBCC family protein: protein MAKLSVSVDVPLPPEQAWQHASDLSRYKDWLTIHRVWRSKLPETLEKGTVVESIVEVKGMPNRVKWEIVHFKAPEAMTLNGAGVGGVKVKLIGKVRPNDSDANTSVVTMDVHLGGAALFGPIGMVVAGALKGDIKESLNRFVEVFSPS from the coding sequence ATGGCGAAACTCTCTGTATCCGTTGACGTTCCATTACCGCCCGAGCAGGCGTGGCAGCACGCCTCCGACCTCTCGCGCTACAAGGACTGGCTGACCATCCACCGGGTGTGGCGCTCCAAGCTGCCCGAGACCCTCGAAAAGGGCACCGTCGTGGAGTCCATCGTCGAGGTCAAGGGCATGCCCAACCGGGTGAAGTGGGAGATCGTCCACTTCAAGGCGCCGGAAGCGATGACACTCAACGGCGCCGGTGTGGGTGGGGTCAAGGTCAAGCTGATCGGCAAGGTGCGGCCGAATGACTCCGACGCCAACACCTCGGTGGTGACCATGGACGTCCACCTGGGCGGCGCGGCACTGTTCGGGCCGATCGGCATGGTCGTGGCCGGCGCGCTGAAGGGCGACATCAAGGAGTCGCTGAACCGCTTCGTCGAGGTCTTCAGTCCGTCCTGA
- a CDS encoding antitoxin has product MGFLDKALGKTKEVLGENADKVGQAIDKAGDIIDQKTQGKYSSTVDKVQDAAKNYVESNRTDKGDEPS; this is encoded by the coding sequence ATGGGATTCCTCGACAAAGCCCTCGGCAAGACCAAGGAAGTCTTGGGTGAGAATGCCGACAAGGTGGGCCAGGCCATCGACAAGGCCGGCGACATCATCGACCAGAAGACGCAGGGCAAGTACTCCAGCACCGTCGACAAGGTGCAGGATGCCGCCAAAAACTACGTCGAGTCCAACCGCACCGACAAGGGCGACGAACCAAGCTGA
- a CDS encoding HAD-IC family P-type ATPase: protein MTAAVSAGLSADDVAARIAAGQTNDVPTRASRSVAEVVRANVFTRINAILGVLLLIVLSTGSLINGMFGLLIIANSGIGIIQELRAKKTLDNLAIVGQAKPTVRRRTGTKPLPPNEVVLDDVIELGPGDQIVVDGELLEAANLEVDESLLTGEADAIAKHTGDTVMSGSFVVAGTGAYRATKVGREAYAAKLAEEASKFTLVKSELRSGINKILQFITYLLWPTGLLVIYTQLFTTDVGWRDSVLRMVGALVPMVPEGLVLMTSIAFAVGVIRLGRRQCLVQELPAIEGLARVDVVCADKTGTLTENGMRLADVTSVSGDDHRVADVLASLAADDPKPNASMQAVAEAYPHAPGWTATAAAPFKSATKWSGVSYGERGNWLIGAPDVLLDPDSPTAAQAEEIGSRGMRVLLLGASDLPVDSPDAPGRVTPVALVVLEQRVRPDARDTLEYFASQNVSVKVISGDNAVSVGAVAGTLGLHGETLDARQLPTDADALADAMATYTTFGRVRPDQKRAMVHALQSRDHTVAMTGDGVNDVLALKDADIGVAMGSGSPASRAVAQIVLLDNKFATLPYVVGEGRRAIGNIERVSNLFLTKTVYSVLLALLVGLAGLSHKLFGTPSLLYPFQPIHVTIAAWFTIGIPAFILSLAPNSERARTGFVRRVMTSALPSGVVIGVMTYTSYLIANHKTDATVTEQTQASTAALITLLMGAVWVLAVVARPYQWWRVALVAASGLAYVVIFAIPAARTAFMLDPSNLEVTSTGLAMGLLAAGLVEVAWWVQGRVLGEPRMLWRTEPTVQD from the coding sequence ATGACCGCCGCCGTATCAGCGGGCCTGTCCGCCGACGACGTCGCCGCCCGGATCGCGGCCGGCCAGACCAACGACGTGCCCACCCGCGCCTCGCGCAGCGTCGCGGAGGTGGTGCGGGCCAACGTGTTCACCCGCATCAACGCCATCCTCGGTGTGCTGCTGCTGATCGTGCTGTCCACCGGGTCGCTGATCAACGGGATGTTCGGACTGCTCATCATCGCCAACAGCGGGATCGGCATCATCCAGGAACTACGTGCCAAGAAGACGCTGGACAACCTGGCCATCGTCGGACAGGCCAAGCCCACTGTGCGGCGTCGGACGGGGACAAAACCGTTGCCGCCCAACGAGGTTGTGCTCGACGACGTCATCGAGCTCGGCCCGGGAGACCAGATCGTCGTCGACGGCGAACTGCTCGAGGCCGCCAATCTCGAGGTCGACGAGTCGCTGCTCACCGGCGAGGCCGACGCGATCGCCAAGCACACCGGTGACACCGTCATGTCGGGCAGCTTCGTGGTCGCCGGCACCGGCGCCTACCGCGCCACCAAGGTGGGCCGGGAAGCCTACGCCGCCAAGCTCGCCGAGGAGGCCAGCAAGTTCACCCTGGTCAAATCCGAACTGCGCAGCGGCATCAACAAGATCCTGCAGTTCATCACCTACCTTCTGTGGCCCACCGGGCTGCTGGTCATCTACACCCAGCTGTTCACGACGGACGTGGGCTGGCGGGACTCGGTGCTGCGGATGGTCGGCGCCCTGGTGCCGATGGTTCCCGAGGGCCTGGTGCTGATGACATCGATCGCGTTCGCGGTCGGGGTGATCCGGTTGGGGCGCAGGCAATGTCTGGTGCAGGAACTGCCCGCCATCGAAGGGCTGGCTCGCGTCGATGTGGTCTGCGCGGACAAGACCGGCACCCTCACCGAGAACGGCATGCGACTGGCCGACGTCACCTCGGTGAGCGGGGACGACCATCGGGTGGCCGACGTGCTGGCCTCACTGGCCGCCGACGATCCCAAGCCCAACGCCAGCATGCAGGCGGTCGCCGAGGCCTATCCGCACGCGCCGGGCTGGACCGCAACGGCCGCAGCACCGTTCAAGTCCGCCACGAAATGGAGCGGGGTGTCCTACGGCGAGCGGGGGAACTGGCTGATCGGTGCCCCCGACGTCCTGCTGGACCCCGACTCGCCGACCGCAGCGCAGGCCGAGGAGATCGGTTCCCGCGGTATGCGGGTGCTGCTGCTCGGTGCCAGTGATCTGCCCGTGGACAGTCCGGATGCGCCGGGCCGCGTCACCCCGGTGGCGCTGGTGGTGCTCGAGCAGCGGGTCCGGCCCGACGCCCGAGACACGCTCGAATACTTTGCCTCGCAGAATGTCTCGGTCAAGGTGATCTCGGGTGACAACGCGGTGTCGGTCGGGGCGGTGGCCGGGACGCTGGGCCTGCACGGCGAGACCCTGGACGCTCGCCAGCTGCCGACGGACGCCGACGCCTTGGCCGATGCGATGGCCACCTACACCACGTTCGGCCGGGTGCGTCCCGACCAGAAACGGGCCATGGTGCACGCCCTGCAGTCGCGCGACCACACCGTCGCGATGACCGGTGACGGCGTCAACGACGTGCTGGCGCTCAAGGATGCCGACATCGGGGTCGCGATGGGCTCGGGCTCCCCGGCGTCGCGCGCGGTGGCGCAGATTGTGTTGCTGGACAACAAGTTCGCCACCTTGCCCTATGTGGTGGGCGAGGGCAGGCGCGCGATCGGCAACATCGAGCGGGTCTCGAACCTGTTCCTCACCAAAACTGTCTACTCGGTGCTGCTGGCCCTGCTGGTGGGGTTGGCCGGCCTGTCCCACAAGCTGTTCGGCACGCCCTCGCTGCTCTACCCGTTCCAGCCGATCCACGTGACGATCGCGGCGTGGTTCACCATCGGCATCCCGGCCTTCATCCTGTCGCTGGCGCCCAACAGCGAGCGCGCTCGCACCGGGTTCGTGCGGCGCGTGATGACCTCGGCGCTGCCGTCCGGGGTGGTGATCGGCGTGATGACCTACACGTCCTACCTGATCGCCAATCACAAGACCGACGCGACTGTGACCGAGCAAACCCAGGCCTCGACCGCCGCGTTGATCACCCTGCTGATGGGGGCGGTGTGGGTGCTCGCGGTGGTCGCCCGGCCCTACCAGTGGTGGCGGGTGGCGCTGGTGGCCGCCTCGGGACTGGCCTATGTGGTGATCTTCGCCATACCGGCGGCGCGTACGGCGTTCATGCTCGATCCCTCCAACCTGGAGGTCACCTCGACCGGCCTGGCGATGGGGTTGCTTGCCGCCGGCCTGGTCGAGGTGGCCTGGTGGGTGCAGGGGCGGGTGCTGGGCGAACCGCGGATGTTGTGGCGGACCGAGCCCACGGTGCAAGATTGA